The window GAAATACTTTCTTTGTTGACCAAATCTTTAGAAATATTATGTATAAATATTATAGTAGGTCCAAAATTCTGAAGTTTATTAAAAAATTCTTTAATAAAATTATAATATTCTTTCCTATCAGGATGTTTAGCTTCATTAAAAAAATCTTCTGCTTCTACTGCTAATAAATTCCAACCAGATAAAACTTTCATAAGACAAGCAGTAGTAAATTTACCTGTATTTGGAGGTCCATGTAATATCAAACCTCTAGTTGTCTCTAATTTTTTAGACTTTAGTTGCTCTATAATAACATTTATATTTATAAGATTATTGCCTTCTAACAATAAATCTAAACCAGGCAAATCTTGCTCATCAAAGCTTGAAATATATTCTGAATTATTCTCAGAGACTTCATCTTGCTCAGATACTTCTTCTGATAATAACAATAACCTAATGAATTCAAGAGATTCTCTTGATTCTATGCGATTTTTCCCAAGAGAATCGGCAAAGATAAATTTAGGGAAATCTTCACCATTATTTTTAGTAACTACACAAGTAAACCAATGCTTTTCAGAATCAGAGTAAATTAAAAAAGCAGAAGTTCCTTCATAATTCTTATCCTTAAAATTACTTCTAGCTTCCATTAAATTATTATCACATTCAAACAATTGTTCAATATCTCTTTCAAGACAGTAAACATTTATATCTTGAGAAAAATCTGATTTCTTCTCTTTCTCTAATTGCATTATAGAGTCTATTTCTTCACTTGAAAGCCAATGACCAGTATTTTCTACAGAAGACATGTGATTTATATCATGTAATTTAATAAAATCTTTATCTGTTCTATGCACCCAATCTATAACATAAGTTTCATTTGTTTTCAAATCTTTAATTTGATAATCAGCAATAATTTCAAAACATACATCAGTAAATTCTATAACATACTTGGATATTCGTGTAATCATCTTACATGCATCTTCTTCAGACATACCTCTGCGAATAAATTCTATTTTAAAAGCTTCAGCAATAGAATCGGACTTCACATCATAAAAGTATTTTGGAAATCGAGAAGAACGATCAGAAAAATATGACTTAACATTGCCAAAAAGGTAAGATAGCGTAGTTTTTATATTATAAGAGTAATTTGCCTCTTCTATAATATTATCAGCAAGACTTTGTGCAACATTACTAATTACATTACAAAACATTTCTCTTTTCTTATCTAAATAACTTAAAATACATTCAGAAGAATTTCCAAAATTCTTTAATCTAATATAATTTTCACTAAGATTAAGCTTGTAACAATTTTGATCAATTTCTATTTCATTAGATAAAATTTCCATATGCTTTAAAGATTTCAATAAATGATCTGTAATGTAATATTTAGCTAAAGTTTTTGCTCTTTTTAATATAACATGCTTTACCCATTCACTTTCTGAAGAACCAAAAAAACTATTTATAACTTCTCTATCATGCAATAAATTATTTAAACTTTTATCTTTAATAGACCTAGAAATAACTAATGCATTATAAAATGCATGATATCCACATGAACTTCCATCTTCCTGCTGAGCAACCTCACATTGCCTTATGTCATATACTATACTTTGAGGATTCTCCTTACAAACCTGCATAGAAGGGCCATGCAAAGTTATTCCTAGAAACATAGAAAAAATAATTTTACTTAATTTACTTATTCTTGATTTATTTAAAATCATAATCCTGCACCTCTTTTGCAAAATATTCATTAAAAACTTTTTAAAACAAAATTAATTATATAACTGAATATATCAAATATTTAAAAAAATGCAATATATTATAAATAAAAAAACAATTATAATACAAAAGTAATTTTTAATTTAATGCTCAAAATATTAAAAATTATCAATAAAAGTCTGAAATAAAATTAATTTGCTATAAAGTAGACTGATTATAAATTTTATATACCCCAAAAGCACTAACAAGATAAGTAGCACTCAATTTCTCTTTTTAGTATTTGTTATATCATAAAATCATAAAGCCACTCTGTAAAGCAGAAACTCATATATAAAACTAACTATTTTTTCTTTGTTCAATTCTGTTTTCAAAATATCATAACTATTATCTGTTATCTTGACTTTACCTTCATCTCATATGCTAAATTCTAAAAGAGTAACTATAATATTATAAAAAGAGGGGGAATAACATATGAATTT of the Candidatus Babela massiliensis genome contains:
- a CDS encoding AAA family ATPase, translating into MILNKSRISKLSKIIFSMFLGITLHGPSMQVCKENPQSIVYDIRQCEVAQQEDGSSCGYHAFYNALVISRSIKDKSLNNLLHDREVINSFFGSSESEWVKHVILKRAKTLAKYYITDHLLKSLKHMEILSNEIEIDQNCYKLNLSENYIRLKNFGNSSECILSYLDKKREMFCNVISNVAQSLADNIIEEANYSYNIKTTLSYLFGNVKSYFSDRSSRFPKYFYDVKSDSIAEAFKIEFIRRGMSEEDACKMITRISKYVIEFTDVCFEIIADYQIKDLKTNETYVIDWVHRTDKDFIKLHDINHMSSVENTGHWLSSEEIDSIMQLEKEKKSDFSQDINVYCLERDIEQLFECDNNLMEARSNFKDKNYEGTSAFLIYSDSEKHWFTCVVTKNNGEDFPKFIFADSLGKNRIESRESLEFIRLLLLSEEVSEQDEVSENNSEYISSFDEQDLPGLDLLLEGNNLININVIIEQLKSKKLETTRGLILHGPPNTGKFTTACLMKVLSGWNLLAVEAEDFFNEAKHPDRKEYYNFIKEFFNKLQNFGPTIIFIHNISKDLVNKESISSNLLAIFLRELKIYNNKNLTFLILSTYYDELAQDGVFESFVLPIKFTLPNYFQRSAIFSYYIKKYCNEENCQTLLESSWFKSLEKTATSFYNPITKGDHNLLSTSAGFSPLDLKEISKKAVVGLSKNISNVTNSSFWSTYKNTFNFSKSTLLSGTKVVLLPLDLSMHLGIYYLRSSNLEHALLKFCEIQREQISNINRFYLNEDSIIPDPAKKVFCFLFNVASDTAKKKAEEKCEQVTKAVWDWTEIKFHNWLSNNIKFS